One region of Syntrophobacter fumaroxidans MPOB genomic DNA includes:
- the ilvA gene encoding threonine ammonia-lyase has product METTSRNAPILPSVIRKAAEALKGRVLRTPLVYSSTFSRLCGAKVYLKLENLQETGSFKLRGATWKIMSNLHRIGPDGVVAASAGNHAQGVALAASRAKLPSTVIMPEWASISKQEATRNYGAEVIIEGQSLSDAIRKAGQLVERGKTLIHPFDDPDVMAGQGTIGLEILEELPEPDLVVVPVGGGGLIGGIAVACRSVRPETRIVGVQAQACPSACRSLESGRVVSVEAQKSLADGITVKQVGALPFAVMKEMVDEIVLVEEDAIAAAVLMLLERKKLLAEGAGAVPLAALMSCSFEVPKGGTVVLVISGGNMDSPLLGRVLRKGLFRNGRIMRVSVCLDDIPGSLAGLLGVIARARANVLHIYHNRGARDLPVSMSMVELELETRGPEHSEEIGVQLRAGGYRIEWQPFVESCR; this is encoded by the coding sequence ATGGAAACCACGAGCCGGAATGCGCCCATATTGCCGAGTGTGATCCGCAAGGCCGCGGAAGCCCTCAAGGGCAGGGTTCTGCGCACCCCGCTCGTCTATTCGTCCACCTTCAGTCGCTTGTGCGGAGCGAAGGTCTACCTCAAGCTCGAGAATCTGCAGGAAACGGGGTCCTTCAAGCTCCGGGGCGCCACCTGGAAGATAATGTCCAACCTGCACAGGATCGGCCCCGACGGGGTTGTGGCCGCGTCGGCCGGGAATCACGCCCAGGGAGTCGCGCTGGCCGCTTCCCGGGCAAAGCTGCCGTCGACGGTGATCATGCCGGAGTGGGCGTCCATTTCCAAGCAGGAGGCGACCCGCAATTACGGCGCTGAGGTGATCATCGAGGGACAGAGCCTGAGCGACGCCATTCGAAAAGCGGGACAATTGGTGGAACGGGGGAAAACCCTGATCCATCCTTTCGATGACCCCGACGTCATGGCGGGGCAGGGGACCATCGGGCTGGAGATTCTCGAAGAATTGCCGGAACCGGACCTGGTCGTCGTCCCGGTGGGCGGAGGCGGGTTGATCGGCGGCATCGCAGTCGCCTGCCGGTCCGTTCGACCGGAGACCCGGATCGTCGGGGTACAGGCGCAGGCGTGCCCATCCGCCTGCCGGTCCTTGGAGTCGGGGCGCGTTGTTTCCGTGGAAGCGCAGAAATCGCTGGCCGACGGCATCACGGTCAAGCAGGTGGGCGCGCTGCCTTTTGCCGTCATGAAGGAAATGGTGGACGAAATCGTGCTCGTGGAAGAAGACGCGATCGCCGCCGCCGTCCTGATGCTCCTCGAACGCAAGAAACTGCTGGCGGAAGGCGCGGGAGCCGTTCCGCTGGCGGCGCTGATGTCGTGCTCCTTCGAGGTTCCGAAGGGAGGCACGGTGGTGCTGGTCATCAGCGGCGGCAACATGGACAGTCCTCTGCTCGGGAGGGTGCTCCGCAAGGGATTGTTCCGAAACGGCAGAATCATGCGCGTTTCGGTTTGCCTCGACGACATCCCCGGTTCGCTCGCGGGTCTGCTGGGGGTTATCGCCAGGGCGAGAGCCAACGTCCTGCACATTTATCACAATCGGGGAGCCAGGGATCTTCCGGTCTCGATGAGCATGGTCGAGCTCGAATTGGAAACGCGAGGCCCGGAACACAGCGAGGAAATCGGCGTACAGCTAAGAGCGGGGGGATACCGAATCGAGTGGCAGCCCTTCGTCGAGAGCTGCCGCTGA
- a CDS encoding PAS domain-containing sensor histidine kinase — MKDLNHRNASGQTADRAGDEARMREVLQAFELEYRRPFDTSRDMMFSTGRSGQLLDVNQAGVLLFGYGGREEMLALPSVARLFSDPEEGVLIQRQIETDGFVKAREVNMRRKDGSLFLGSVTACLQFAQDGSIICEGILQDITERRRWVRALAESCRQNQELIDSEDRIRKLNEHILHMLMVVSHDIRGPLVSMAATLKLLERGSYGGMDQSVANTIHDLLTRVAQLIGIAEDCLGKAHSVDNTLKIEREMLDLRQAIIDPVLDELSNEIQTQEILIDNRLGAIPAGSILVNVNKMWLKTVFRNLFKNAIKYGGRGCRIAFGFEDHGEFYRLNVYNSGTPIPEEHRGKLFTKFGRIESARPADGVGLGLYLIKEIIRKHGGDIWYEARPDGSDFVLTIAKEPL; from the coding sequence ATGAAGGACTTGAACCATCGCAACGCGTCCGGGCAGACGGCGGATCGTGCCGGCGATGAAGCCCGGATGCGGGAAGTCCTGCAGGCGTTCGAACTGGAATACAGGCGTCCCTTCGATACTTCCCGCGACATGATGTTCAGTACCGGGCGGTCCGGGCAACTGTTGGACGTGAACCAGGCGGGCGTGCTGCTCTTCGGCTACGGAGGCAGGGAGGAGATGCTCGCTCTGCCTTCCGTTGCGCGCCTTTTTTCGGATCCGGAAGAAGGTGTCCTCATACAAAGGCAGATCGAAACGGACGGCTTCGTCAAGGCCCGGGAAGTCAACATGCGGCGCAAGGACGGCAGCCTGTTCCTGGGCAGCGTCACGGCATGCCTGCAGTTTGCCCAGGACGGGTCCATCATCTGTGAGGGGATTCTTCAGGATATCACCGAGAGGCGCAGGTGGGTCCGGGCCTTGGCCGAATCCTGCCGCCAGAACCAGGAGTTGATCGATTCCGAGGATCGGATCCGCAAGCTCAACGAGCACATTCTTCACATGCTGATGGTCGTTTCTCACGACATCCGCGGCCCCCTGGTTTCGATGGCCGCGACGCTCAAGCTCCTGGAGCGAGGTTCTTACGGGGGAATGGACCAGAGCGTGGCCAACACCATTCACGATCTCCTGACGAGGGTGGCGCAGTTGATCGGGATCGCCGAGGACTGCCTGGGAAAGGCTCACTCCGTGGACAACACGCTCAAGATCGAACGGGAGATGCTGGATCTCCGGCAGGCCATCATCGACCCGGTTCTCGACGAATTGTCCAACGAAATCCAGACGCAGGAAATCCTTATCGACAACCGCCTCGGCGCGATTCCCGCCGGATCCATTCTGGTGAACGTCAACAAGATGTGGCTCAAGACCGTTTTCCGCAATCTTTTCAAGAACGCCATAAAATACGGCGGGAGAGGGTGCCGGATCGCTTTCGGATTCGAAGACCACGGCGAGTTCTACAGGTTGAACGTTTACAACAGCGGAACTCCGATCCCCGAAGAACACCGTGGAAAACTGTTCACCAAATTCGGGAGGATCGAAAGCGCAAGACCTGCCGACGGGGTCGGTTTGGGGTTGTACCTGATCAAGGAGATCATTCGCAAGCATGGCGGCGACATCTGGTATGAAGCCAGGCCCGACGGTTCCGATTTCGTGCTCACCATCGCCAAGGAACCGCTCTGA
- a CDS encoding cold-shock protein: protein MPEGRVKWFNDKKGYGFIETKDQGDVFVHHSAILAEGFRSLSEGEKVSFEVERGPKGPQAVRVKKIP, encoded by the coding sequence ATGCCGGAAGGCCGAGTTAAGTGGTTCAATGACAAAAAGGGGTATGGTTTCATCGAGACCAAGGATCAAGGGGATGTATTTGTACACCACAGCGCAATATTAGCGGAAGGTTTCCGCTCCCTGAGCGAAGGGGAGAAAGTCTCCTTCGAAGTGGAACGAGGACCCAAAGGGCCGCAGGCGGTCAGAGTGAAAAAGATTCCATGA
- the uvrA gene encoding excinuclease ABC subunit UvrA → MPKKSSPNGNEPLIRLRGVRQHNLKNIDLDLPLNKLIAVSGLSGSGKSSLALHTLYAEGQRRYVETFSPYARQFLERMDPPEADLIEGIPPGIAIESGTAVRSSRSTVGTITEINDHLKLLYARLAVLHCPECDRPVARDTPESVYRSLQELPDRSRVLIAFPFLPDNSGDWVRSLVASGFLRLYVGGRTVELEEIGDAASEYGRGEVLVVVDRLSWGSAARERVADSLATAFHAGNGHAAVVVLPDTVKRFSSDLSCADCNPGLSFSPPTPNLFSFNSPLGACPECRGFGRTIGVDLDLVIPDRRLTLRRGAIKPFGTDRMETEDLMRFCAGEGIPVDVPFEDLDEKDREKIINGTKDYYGIKGYFEWLEGKTYKMHVRVFLSRYRAYTRCRSCAGTRYRPETLLYRLHGETIGALSAWSIEKCAEFFSGGWPELARDPAAELLVKEVRSRLEFLRAVGLEYLSLDRQSRTLSGGEVQRVHLTRALGSAMVNVLYVLDEPSVGLHARDQKRLMGQLRRLVDIGNTVVVVEHDPDMIRFCDLVVDMGPEGGEKGGEIVYRGTPEGMKREKRSLTGGYLSGRLEVGCELRRRRRPENGRSLVLRGARENNLKNVTVEFPLGILVGVSGVSGSGKSTLVEKSLYYNWLRKMGRATEAPGALDAMEGAEWIEEVVLVDQQAIGRTPRANLLTYSRAIDPIRKLLAQTPEAVARGYPASHFSFNVPGGRCELCKGEGFERVEMQFLADVLIRCPQCNGLRFKDEILEVRARGLSIGDMLEATARELMDRFADHEPLVKALQPIQDIGLGYLRLGQPLSTLSGGEAQRLKLVHFLAAGRPSSNGRHRLFILDEPTTGLHPHDLQKLVVVLRRLVDLGHSVLVVEHNLDFLKSCDWLIDLGPGGGEHGGEVVATGPPEAVAAHPESCTGRFLREKLEGALGARAEAAPFDPGEDGAAGSPSREIVIRGAREHNLQVDEIRLPRNEMIVLTGLSGSGKSSLAFDVLFAEGQRRYLECLSAYVRQYFKIMEKPDVEQILGLPPTIAIEQRTSRLNRRSTVATITEIYHFLRLLYSKLGRQHCPDCGRELASLTYDQILSMVEAEARKGNNLLLAPLVRGRKGIYRDLFMRLRKMGFEKVRVDGQWMPLDPVPEIARHREHDIEVLVSAAGTKKGPRATLAERVRQALSLGAGTLHLEGNESRVYSQRLYCPACEKGLAPLDPRLFSFNSRHGACPSCTGLGTVRQFSVERLLGPPDMPLKDGLLGFLRSQVWPKGLKTEGRKLERFWIDRLGIDPGRPWRELPEDAREAMLHGRGRGAPGLLAVLERVKEEDSAWSSLEPFHDDVVCPECGGRRLNRQARSVAVQGLGIGDLTSLAISDFLRKWKRFRFDPKDRPIVAPISREVAERVSFLQKVGLDYLALDRAGDTLSGGETQRIRLAAQLGSNLRGVCYVLDEPTIGLHPVDNGRLLESLARLKEKGNTILVVEHDADTMRQADTLVELGPEAGRGGGRLTAQGSFEALCGDARTLTGAWFSRSLDDLYLASDRKTPGESGWLEIKGASARNLKKIDVRVPLGALTVVTGVSGAGKSTLVHEVVYRGLRERLGGRYKVRAPAELESMSGHDAVQRVLEVDHNPIGRTPRSTPATYVGIWDEIRKIFAMLPESRARGFNPGRFSYNVKGGRCESCKGQGEIRVEMSFLPDVSVPCETCGGSRFNTETLAARYKGKSIADVLKMTIDEAAELFDAYPRVAKPLRVLTDLGLGYLAIGQSSPTLSGGEAQRIKLASELGNNRTHTLYVLDEPTTGLHRADVKKLVDVLRALSAHGHTVLVIEHNMDFVWAADYVIDIGPGSGAKGGRVVAKGAPAELLAQGERSATARALVDHYGIEGKGCAQQEVRRGSRGTG, encoded by the coding sequence ATGCCGAAGAAAAGCTCGCCAAACGGAAACGAGCCGTTGATACGCCTGAGAGGCGTGCGGCAGCACAACCTGAAGAATATCGACCTCGATCTGCCTCTGAACAAGCTCATCGCGGTGAGCGGTCTGAGCGGCTCGGGGAAATCGAGCCTCGCCCTGCACACGCTATACGCCGAAGGGCAGAGGCGCTACGTGGAGACCTTTTCGCCTTACGCGCGGCAGTTCCTCGAGCGAATGGATCCACCCGAGGCCGATCTGATCGAGGGGATTCCCCCCGGCATCGCCATCGAATCGGGAACGGCCGTGCGCAGTTCACGCTCCACCGTGGGCACCATCACCGAAATCAACGACCATTTGAAGCTCCTCTATGCCCGGCTGGCGGTTCTGCATTGCCCGGAGTGCGACCGCCCGGTCGCGAGGGATACGCCTGAGAGCGTCTACCGGAGCTTGCAGGAACTGCCGGACCGGAGCCGCGTTCTGATCGCATTCCCGTTCCTGCCGGACAATTCGGGGGACTGGGTCCGTAGCCTGGTGGCTTCCGGTTTTCTGCGGCTCTACGTCGGAGGCCGCACAGTGGAGCTCGAGGAGATCGGCGACGCGGCGTCGGAATACGGCAGGGGGGAGGTCCTCGTGGTCGTGGACCGGCTTTCCTGGGGGAGCGCGGCCCGGGAACGCGTCGCGGATTCCCTCGCCACCGCCTTCCATGCCGGGAACGGCCACGCCGCGGTCGTCGTTCTGCCCGACACGGTGAAACGTTTCAGCTCGGACCTCAGCTGCGCCGACTGCAATCCGGGCCTTTCTTTTTCCCCGCCCACACCCAACCTTTTTTCCTTCAACAGCCCGCTCGGCGCGTGCCCGGAGTGCCGGGGTTTCGGCCGGACCATCGGCGTGGATCTGGACCTGGTCATTCCGGACCGGAGGCTGACGTTGCGCCGGGGGGCGATCAAACCCTTCGGCACGGATCGGATGGAAACCGAAGATTTGATGCGATTCTGCGCCGGGGAGGGAATCCCCGTGGACGTCCCGTTCGAGGATCTCGACGAGAAGGACCGGGAAAAAATCATCAACGGCACGAAGGATTATTACGGCATCAAGGGCTACTTCGAATGGCTCGAGGGCAAGACCTACAAGATGCATGTGCGCGTTTTCCTGTCGCGGTACCGGGCATACACCCGATGCAGGAGCTGCGCGGGCACGCGGTACAGGCCGGAGACCCTGCTGTATCGGCTGCATGGCGAGACCATCGGCGCGTTGAGCGCCTGGAGCATCGAGAAGTGTGCCGAGTTCTTCAGCGGCGGCTGGCCGGAGCTCGCCCGGGATCCCGCGGCCGAGCTGCTGGTCAAGGAAGTCAGGAGCCGGCTCGAATTCCTGCGCGCCGTCGGACTCGAATACTTGTCCCTGGACCGGCAGTCGCGCACGCTTTCCGGTGGCGAGGTGCAGCGGGTGCACCTCACGCGGGCGCTCGGGTCGGCCATGGTCAACGTGCTCTACGTGCTCGACGAGCCGAGCGTGGGGCTGCACGCCAGGGACCAGAAACGGCTCATGGGGCAGCTTCGCCGCCTCGTCGACATCGGCAACACCGTGGTCGTCGTCGAGCACGATCCGGACATGATCCGGTTTTGCGACCTCGTGGTCGACATGGGCCCGGAAGGAGGGGAGAAGGGCGGCGAGATCGTCTACCGGGGCACTCCCGAGGGGATGAAGCGTGAAAAGCGGAGCCTCACGGGGGGGTACCTGTCCGGGAGGCTCGAGGTCGGCTGCGAGCTTCGCAGGCGCAGGCGACCCGAAAACGGCCGCAGCCTGGTACTGCGGGGCGCGCGGGAAAACAATCTCAAAAACGTCACGGTGGAATTTCCCCTGGGAATACTCGTCGGAGTGAGCGGGGTTTCCGGCTCGGGCAAGAGTACCTTGGTCGAGAAATCTCTCTACTACAACTGGCTGCGCAAGATGGGCCGCGCGACGGAAGCCCCGGGAGCGTTGGACGCCATGGAGGGGGCGGAATGGATCGAGGAGGTCGTCCTGGTTGACCAGCAGGCCATCGGGCGGACGCCCAGGGCGAACCTGCTCACCTACAGCCGGGCCATCGATCCCATTCGAAAACTCCTGGCCCAGACCCCCGAAGCCGTCGCGCGCGGTTACCCGGCGAGTCATTTCTCGTTCAACGTGCCGGGGGGGCGATGCGAGCTCTGCAAGGGCGAAGGATTCGAACGCGTGGAGATGCAGTTCCTTGCGGATGTGCTGATCCGGTGCCCCCAGTGTAACGGTCTGCGCTTCAAGGACGAAATCCTGGAAGTCAGGGCGCGCGGCCTGTCCATCGGGGATATGCTGGAAGCCACCGCTCGGGAGCTGATGGACCGCTTTGCGGACCACGAACCGCTCGTGAAGGCGCTTCAGCCCATCCAGGACATCGGCCTCGGCTACCTGCGGCTGGGACAGCCGCTCAGCACCCTCTCGGGAGGTGAGGCGCAGCGGCTGAAGCTGGTCCACTTCCTGGCGGCCGGTCGCCCGTCGTCAAACGGGCGGCACAGGTTGTTCATCCTCGATGAGCCCACCACGGGGCTCCATCCCCACGACCTTCAAAAACTAGTGGTCGTACTCCGGAGGCTGGTCGACCTGGGGCATTCGGTGCTGGTGGTGGAGCACAACCTGGACTTCCTCAAATCCTGCGACTGGCTGATCGATCTCGGCCCGGGAGGCGGCGAGCACGGCGGCGAAGTGGTGGCGACGGGGCCGCCGGAAGCGGTGGCCGCCCATCCCGAAAGCTGCACCGGCCGATTCCTGCGGGAGAAGCTCGAAGGCGCCCTGGGAGCGCGGGCCGAGGCCGCGCCCTTCGATCCGGGCGAAGACGGGGCTGCCGGCTCGCCTTCCCGCGAGATCGTGATTCGTGGGGCGCGCGAGCACAACCTGCAGGTGGACGAGATCCGGCTGCCGCGAAACGAGATGATCGTGCTGACGGGGTTGAGCGGCTCCGGAAAGTCGTCGCTCGCCTTCGACGTACTGTTCGCCGAAGGGCAGCGCCGATACCTGGAGTGCCTGTCGGCCTACGTCCGGCAGTATTTCAAGATCATGGAAAAGCCCGACGTCGAACAGATCCTGGGGCTGCCGCCCACCATCGCCATCGAGCAGCGCACCAGCCGCCTGAACCGGCGGTCCACCGTGGCGACGATCACCGAGATATACCATTTTCTGCGCCTGCTTTATTCGAAGCTCGGGCGCCAGCACTGCCCGGACTGCGGCCGCGAGCTGGCCTCACTCACCTACGATCAGATCTTGTCCATGGTCGAGGCCGAAGCCCGGAAGGGCAACAACCTCCTGCTGGCACCGCTGGTCCGAGGACGCAAGGGCATCTACCGGGACCTGTTCATGCGGCTGCGGAAAATGGGCTTCGAAAAGGTGCGGGTGGACGGGCAATGGATGCCGCTCGATCCGGTGCCTGAAATCGCCCGGCACCGGGAACACGACATCGAGGTGCTCGTTTCGGCGGCGGGAACGAAAAAAGGTCCCCGTGCGACACTGGCCGAAAGGGTGCGCCAGGCGCTGTCGCTGGGGGCCGGGACCCTTCACCTTGAAGGAAACGAATCCAGAGTTTACAGCCAACGCCTTTATTGTCCCGCTTGCGAGAAGGGCCTTGCGCCCCTCGACCCTCGGCTCTTCTCGTTCAACAGCAGGCACGGAGCGTGTCCTTCCTGCACGGGGCTGGGAACCGTGAGGCAATTCAGCGTGGAGCGGCTCCTGGGGCCGCCTGACATGCCCCTCAAGGACGGGCTCCTGGGGTTTCTGAGGAGCCAGGTCTGGCCAAAAGGGCTGAAAACTGAAGGCAGGAAGCTGGAACGCTTCTGGATCGACCGGCTGGGAATCGACCCGGGCAGGCCGTGGCGGGAGTTGCCCGAAGATGCAAGGGAAGCGATGCTGCACGGGCGTGGCAGAGGCGCCCCCGGCCTGCTCGCGGTGCTCGAGCGGGTGAAGGAGGAAGATTCCGCGTGGAGCAGCCTCGAGCCGTTCCACGACGATGTGGTCTGCCCGGAGTGCGGCGGGCGGCGCCTCAACCGGCAGGCCCGCTCCGTCGCGGTCCAGGGGCTGGGCATCGGAGACCTGACGTCTCTTGCGATTTCCGATTTCCTCCGGAAATGGAAGCGTTTCCGGTTCGATCCCAAGGACCGGCCCATCGTTGCACCAATCTCCAGGGAGGTCGCCGAACGTGTGTCCTTTTTGCAGAAGGTGGGCCTCGACTACCTCGCTCTCGACCGCGCGGGCGACACCCTCTCCGGCGGCGAAACGCAACGCATACGCCTTGCCGCGCAGCTTGGGTCGAACCTGCGAGGCGTCTGCTATGTGCTCGACGAGCCCACCATCGGACTCCACCCGGTGGACAACGGCAGGCTGCTGGAAAGTCTCGCGCGATTGAAGGAAAAAGGGAACACGATACTCGTGGTCGAACACGACGCCGATACCATGCGGCAGGCCGATACCCTTGTGGAGCTGGGACCGGAAGCGGGAAGAGGCGGGGGGCGGCTCACCGCGCAGGGAAGCTTCGAGGCCCTGTGCGGGGATGCGCGCACTCTCACCGGGGCGTGGTTCTCTCGGTCCCTGGACGACCTCTACCTGGCGTCGGACCGGAAAACGCCCGGGGAGTCCGGGTGGTTGGAAATCAAGGGCGCCTCTGCGCGGAACCTGAAGAAAATCGACGTTCGCGTTCCGCTCGGCGCGCTCACCGTTGTCACCGGGGTCTCCGGGGCCGGGAAGAGCACGCTCGTGCACGAAGTGGTCTACCGCGGGCTGCGCGAGAGGCTCGGGGGCAGGTACAAGGTGCGGGCTCCGGCGGAGCTCGAAAGCATGTCCGGGCACGATGCCGTGCAACGCGTGCTGGAAGTCGACCACAACCCCATCGGTCGCACCCCTCGCTCCACCCCCGCAACGTACGTGGGAATCTGGGACGAAATCCGCAAGATCTTCGCCATGCTTCCGGAATCCCGGGCCCGGGGCTTCAACCCGGGGCGGTTTTCGTATAACGTCAAGGGCGGTCGGTGCGAGTCGTGCAAAGGGCAGGGGGAGATCAGGGTGGAAATGAGCTTTCTGCCGGATGTCTCGGTGCCGTGCGAGACGTGCGGCGGCTCGCGTTTCAACACGGAAACCTTGGCTGCCCGTTACAAGGGAAAAAGCATCGCCGACGTGTTGAAAATGACCATCGACGAAGCCGCGGAGCTGTTCGATGCCTACCCCAGGGTCGCCAAGCCGCTCCGGGTGTTGACCGATTTGGGGCTGGGGTACCTCGCCATCGGCCAGTCGAGCCCGACCCTGTCGGGTGGCGAGGCCCAGAGGATCAAGCTGGCGAGCGAACTGGGAAACAACCGGACCCACACCCTCTACGTTCTGGACGAGCCCACCACGGGCCTGCACCGCGCGGACGTGAAAAAGCTGGTCGATGTGCTTCGTGCCCTCAGCGCTCACGGTCACACCGTGCTCGTCATCGAGCACAACATGGACTTCGTCTGGGCCGCCGACTATGTCATCGATATCGGTCCCGGCAGTGGAGCGAAAGGAGGACGAGTCGTGGCGAAGGGCGCCCCTGCCGAGCTCCTCGCTCAGGGGGAACGCTCCGCCACGGCGCGGGCACTTGTCGACCACTACGGGATCGAAGGCAAGGGGTGTGCGCAGCAGGAAGTACGACGGGGGAGCAGGGGAACCGGATGA